The Bartonella krasnovii sequence GCATAATAAGATTATAAAAGCTTCTGATATTCTTTCTTCTAAGGGTGAACAAATTCTCTCTTCTGTTACGAATGTTACCGTGCAAGCTGAAAATATTCTTTCAGAGTCAGGCAATCGCATTGTATCAAACGTTAAGAAAACAGTTTATGATACCAGTGAAAAAGTTCTGTCTGTTTTGTCTGAACAAACAGCGCATACTGTTGAAGCTTTCGCAACAGCCAGCCATAATGCACAAGCATTATTGAATGAGGCAATTCACACATCAACAACCACAATAGAGCAAGTCCTTAACGAACGTTGTGATGTTCTTCATCATTCTATGCAAAGTCTTAAAAATAATTTAGACTATCAGCTTTCTGATGTAACAAGTCGTCTGGAAGATGCGAAGAATCAGACAGTAACACAAATTTCAGAACATGTTGGAAGAATAACAGAGCTAACAAATCACTTAAATCAAGCAGCACAAAGTACAACAGAATCTATTGGTTCTTTAACACAGCATGTCGGTGAACAACTCTCTCTCTCCACACAAGATGCTGAACAAAGAATTTATGCACATAATGAATCTTTAGTGAATAGCTTGAACAAAGCGAACTCTGAAACACTTCAAACAGTAACAGCTATGAAGGAAGAGCTTGTTAATAATGTCTCATCCATCTTACAGCAGTTAAATCAATCAATTTACAACTTCCAAGAGAATAGTAATGTTTTATTATCAGCCGTTCAAAATATTGATGGTCAGTTTAATGAAACTACGAATAATTTTTTCCGCAATACGAACCAAGTAGCAGAGCGTTTATCAGCCTCAAATCAAGCTCTTAATAATAATGTTGAAATTCTACAAGGACTTTCAAACAACACCTTTGAACAAATTAATCATATAACGAACAGTTTTGGTGAACATGCGAAAACACTTTCCCAAACTATTCATGTTCTTGAACAGTCTGAAAATTCACTAAGTGCAACGCTTGAAGAAAAACATAATACACTTTCTGCATTAAGCGATGCTCTTGTTTCAAAGTCTCATGAAATTAATCAAATGATTGAGCATTATGAAAAAATCTTCAACTTAGCCCTTGAACGCTCTGATAAGAATGCGCGTAACGCCACAGATTCATTCCAACAATCCCTTAATAGGCTTATTAGTGAAGCATCAACGCGTTTTTCAGGAGCAGCAGAAGATATACGTCGCTCCGCGGATGAAGTTCGTTTAGAGCTTTCAAAGATTAATAATGATATTCATGAAAATACTAAAAAGCTTCCTGAAAAAACAAAAGAAACAACGCAAACAATTCGTACGGCTTTGAATGAGCAAATTACAGCATTAAAAGATCTCATCAGTGTTATACAAGATGATCAAAAGAACGTAAGAGAATCGTTAACGTCGGCATTTTCTACATCATCAGTGCTTAATGAGAGAAGTGAGAATTCTCCTAAGTTCATTAAAAAGATCATTCCTCCTAAACCTGTTTTACAACAAGATCAAAGTATAAAAAGACCAAATAAATGGGTGTCAAATCTCTTAGAAAGAGCTTCACGGGAAGAAACGTTTTATGATGAGACCCCCAATGATGCTGTTTTAACATCAGTGCAAACAAAACCACGTCCTACAAGCAGTTCTCTTAACGCGTTAGCATCAGGTATCGTGCAAGCGATTAATCACAATGCCATTGTTGAGTTATGGGATCATTATCAACGTGGACAAAAAAACATCGCTACAGAACGCCTTTATACCTTGAATGGAAAAACAATATTTGAAATGATTAAGAAAAAATATATGAGTGATTTTGAATTTAAACGTTCAGTGAATCAATATGTTTCGGATTTTGAAAAGCTCTTACGTGAGATATCGCGCAGTTCTGGTTCTTCCAACTCAGTTCGCAAATACCTGATATCAGATACAGGAAAAGTTTATACCATGCTTGCTCATGCAAGTGGACGAATCCAATAGACAATAAGAAAAGTGGAGAAAATATTTTTCCGCTTTTCTCTTTCCAGTTGTCTTAAGTGTTGATCATAGAGTACTTTGTGATTAGCTGGAGCTTTGTACTTCAAAGGCTGAGATAATTGGTATACAGTTTTTTATGATATTCTAAGCAATACCCCTAAAGAAACGTAAAGGCTATCAAATAACATATCATTCTAAAAATGAGAAAGCTTATAAGAAACACTTCTATCCCTTTATCCACATATTAATTTTGCTTTAAATATGTGAGTAAATATTTTTTATTATAATAGATAGAATTGAAATGAATAAATCTTATTGTATTCAAATTTTCCATTCAGCATACAAACGATTTATCATTAGAGCACCGTGTTATACGGAATATACGAATCTAGGGTAAAATGCGCAATTATAGACGACACAGTGATATCTTCTTTATTAAAGACTTACTTGTCAATATATAGGAAATACCGCTCTAAAAAATTAAGAATTTAATTGAACAATAAAAAACATAACTTCCATTTTCAACGTTCCAATCTCCTTATAAAACAATTTATAATTTTCAAATTGTTTATTCTACCTACGTATAGAAATTTATATAAAATATATATTTTATAAAAACTGGATGAAAATAATATGAAACACTCTTCTATTCTTTCCTTATTTTGTAAGCATTGCAAAAACAATAATGGCTTGGTAATATGAGCATTATTAAATATTTTATTTGTTTATAGACTAATCAATTTTTACGCGTTTGATTAAGGATAAGAAAAACAAATGTGCTACTGTCAATGAAATTATTCATGCGTACAAATGAAAAGAAACATCAAACTGGTTTTACGATCCAGAAAAATTTGCTCATGCTCATGCATTTTGATATTCAGAGGAATGAGGATCTATTAGTGGACAAAACCTTATCGTAGATGAAACACTCATAATAAACACACACTAACTTGGATATCATAAAAATGTCTAGAGAACGAAAGAGTAATTTCAGTTCACCAATAGCTGAACGTGACAGTGCTGCACTTTTTTATCACCAACACCCCAAACCTGGAAAATTAGAAATACAAGCAACAAAGCCTCTTGATAATCAACGTGATTTAGCTCTTGCTTATTCCCCAGGTGTTGCAGCACCATGTCTTGCAATTCATGAAGATCCCAATCTTGCTGCTCAATATACATCTCGTTCTAATTTAGTCGCTGTTATATCAAACGGAACGGCTGTTCTAGGTTTAGGAAACATTGGCCCCCTCGCTTCAAAGCCAGTTATGGAAGGCAAAGCTGTTTTATTCAAAAAATTTGCCAATATTGATGTTTTTGATATTGAGATTGATGCATCCGATATAGAACAAATGGTACAAACGGTATCTACCTTAGAACCTACATTTGGTGGTATTAATCTTGAAGATATTAAGGCGCCTGAATGTTTTGAAATCGAGGAAAAGCTGCGCGCTAAGATGAATATTCCAGTTTTTCATGATGACCAACACGGAACGGCCATTATTGTTTCTGCTGCTGTATTAAACGCCTTAAATCTTTCAGGAAAAAAAATTGAAAATGCAAAAATTGTTACTTCAGGTGCAGGTGCGGCCGCCCTCGCTTGTCTTAATCTTTTGGTCCGTCTTGGAGCAAAAGTTGAAAATATTTGGCTTAGCGACTTAGAAGGCGTTGTTTATGAAGGTCGCCAAACCCTCATGGATCGTTGGAAAGTCAATTATGCACAAAAAACTAAAGCGAGAACTTTATCTGATATTATTGATGATGCAGATATTTTTCTAGGCTTATCGGCGGGAGGAGTTTTAAAGCCTGAATATCTTAAAAGAATGGCTCAAAATCCACTCATTTTAGCGCTGGCTAATCCAGTACCAGAAATTATGCCCGAAGAAGCACATTCTATACGACCCGATGCGATGATCTGCACAGGTCGCTCTGATTATCCCAATCAAGTTAATAATGTCCTTTGTTTTCCCTATATCTTCCGTGGTGCATTAGACGTAGGTGCGACTGCAATTAATGAAGAAATGAAAATGGCTGCTGTTCATGCGATAGCTGCCCTTGCTCGTGAAGAAACTTCAGATGTTGCAGCACGTGCATACGCTAAAGAACCGCCCAGTTTTGGACCAAATTATCTGATCCCCTCTCCTTTTGATCCGCGTTTAATACTACGTATTGCTCCTGCTGTTGCTAAAGCAGCAATGACAACGGGTATTGCACTTCGTCCTATTGAAGATATGGAATCCTACCATGATATCCTCAATCGTTTTGTCTTTCTTTCTGGTTTAACAATGAAGCCTGTTTTTGCTGCTGCAAAAACAGCAAAACGTAAACGTGTCATCTATGCTAATGGTGAAGATGAACGCGTCCTTCGCGCAGCACAAGTTGTCATTGAAGAACAAACAGCAACACCTCTCCTTATCGGACGTCCACATGTCGTAGAAGCAAGATTAAAACGCTTTGGTTTGAAAATTCGCCCTAATATAGATTTTGAATTAACAAATCCTGAAGATGATCCACGTTTTCGTGATTATGTTAATTTATTTTTTCATTATACAGGAAGACGTGGTGTTACGCCTGAAATGGCAAAAACAATAGTGAGAACATCAACAACCGCTATTGCTGCCCTTGCCGTCATGCGTGAAGAAGCAGATGCGATGATTTGCGGTTTAGAGGGGCGTTTTGAACGTCAACTTGAATTGATCGAACAAATTATCGGTCTTGATCCTCATGTTCATCGTTTTTCTGCTATGAGTTTGCTTATCTCTCAACAGCGTACTCTTTTTCTCACAGACACTTACGTTAATGAAAATCCTTCTGCAGAAGAAATCGCTGAAATGACTGTATTAGCAGCTCAAGAAGTTGAAGCATTTGGAATAACACCTAAAGCAGCCTTACTATCACACTCAAACTTTGGTTCTAAAAACACAGAAAGTGCGTGTAAAATGCGCCGTGCAACGGAAATTCTTGCCAAAGAACACCCTCATTTAGAATCAGATGGTGAAATGCATGGTGATGCAGCCCTTTCCAAAGTTTTTCGTGATCGTGTTTTTCCTGATTCTCGTCTCAAAAGTGAAGCAAATTTGCTTGTTTTTCCAACACTTGATTCAGCCAACATCACGCTCAATACTGTTAAAAGCCTTACAAATGCACTTCATGTTGGTCCTATCTTAATAGGGGCAGCACGTCCCGCTCATATACTAACGCCTTCAGTAACGTCACGAGGCGTTGTTAATATAACAGCCCTTGCCGTTCATGCAGCAAATAGAAAAAATAAGCTCGTAAAATAAATGTGCAATAAAACTTCAAAGTTTTTTAAATATTGAGATATAGTATTTCACATACTGTAAAGCTCTTTTCTTTCTAGAAAAGACAGTTATATTCTGGATTAAGGCTTTTTTTTTAAAAGAAAAAAGGCTAGAAGAATGATATTAAATGTATTTTGAATTTGCTAACTCTATAATAAGGAATCCATACATTGCCTTCCACGTTTGATAAAGTTGCTGATATTATTGCAGAAATCAGTGAAATTGATCGCAATACAATCACACCTGAAAGTCATACAATTGATGATTTGGGAATCGACAGTCTTGATTTTCTTGATATTGTTTTCGCTATTGATAAAGCTTTCGGAATAAAAGTTCCCCTAGAACAATGGACGCAAGAAGTCAATGAAGGTACAGTTGCTACAGAAGAATACTTTGTTCTCAAAAATCTTTGTGCAAAAATTGATGATCTCGTTGCCTTAAAACAGGCGGAGTAATTTTTTTTATTATGTATGATCAATCTGTATTCATCACTGGTATAGGTCTCATAAGCTCTCTGGGGGAAGGAACTGATCAACATTGGAAACTCTTAAATGATCCGATCTGTACACCGAACCTAGATTGTACAACTTTTTCGCCCTACACAGTTCATAAATTGCCTGAAATTGATTGGAATTTACAAATTCCTAAGAAAAGTGATCAACGGCAAATGGGAATATGGCAACGTCTTGGTACCTATGCAGCTGGTCTTGCTCTTGATGATGCCGGTATGAAAAATAATGAACAATTCACATCAACAATGGACATGATCGTAGCAGCAAGTGGAGGAGAACGCGATATTACTGTTGATACGCAGATTCTTTCTAAAGCGCGTGCAGTCACAGATCATACCTCTATGTTAAATGTTGCACTTTCAACCGAACTTCGCCCAACATTATTTTTGGCACAACTTTCAAATCTTCTAGCGGGAAACATTTCAATCGTTCATAAAGTTACTGGATCATCTCGCACATTTATGGGAGAAGAAGGCAGTGGACTTTCTTCACTTCAAATTGCTGTAGCCCGTATTAAATCAGGACAAAGTACCCATGCTCTTGTAGGAAGTTCCTATAATGCACAAAGTTATGATATGTTGTTGGCCCATGAACTTGGTGGTCTTTTAACCCATAATGGATGGAGCTCAGTGTGGGATCGTGAAATTCGCCCAGGTGGTGGTATTATTACCGGTTCTGGTGGTGTCTTTCTTGTTCTTGAAAGTGGTGAACATGCAAAAAAACGTAACGCACGTGCTTATGCTGAAATTAGCCAAATTATTACAGACCAAACAGATAGAACCAAAACGCCGCTTAAGGAATCAATTGCAACAATGTTAAAAACAGTGGGCGCTAAAAATTCCTTAGCCATTTCAGCGGCATCAGGTGCTCACGAAGCAACAAAAGCAGAACAAAATGCTCTTGATGATGCCGATCTATCTTACCGAGGTATTACAACATTATTCGGTTATATGCGAGAAGCACAATTTCCTTTAGCACTTGCCCTTGCAGCACTTTCAATTGAAAAAAAACACTGTTTTCCAGCATTAAGTCCTCATGAAAAACCTTTTTCTAAAGAAGTCCATGAAATATTTGTTACCACTATTGGTATAAAAAGAGCTGAAGGTGTTGTACATCTTACGGCTGTTTGAAGGGGAATTTCTATTGTGAAATATCATGATCATTTTGGACGTCCACTTGTAGCCATAACTGGAGCTGGCGTTGTTACATCACTCGGACAAGGGAAACATGAAAATTGGCAAAAATTAACAAACGGTGTAAGCGGTATCCATAAAATAACGCGTTTTCCTGTTGAAGGATTAAATACATATATTGCTGGGACA is a genomic window containing:
- a CDS encoding NADP-dependent malic enzyme, producing the protein MSRERKSNFSSPIAERDSAALFYHQHPKPGKLEIQATKPLDNQRDLALAYSPGVAAPCLAIHEDPNLAAQYTSRSNLVAVISNGTAVLGLGNIGPLASKPVMEGKAVLFKKFANIDVFDIEIDASDIEQMVQTVSTLEPTFGGINLEDIKAPECFEIEEKLRAKMNIPVFHDDQHGTAIIVSAAVLNALNLSGKKIENAKIVTSGAGAAALACLNLLVRLGAKVENIWLSDLEGVVYEGRQTLMDRWKVNYAQKTKARTLSDIIDDADIFLGLSAGGVLKPEYLKRMAQNPLILALANPVPEIMPEEAHSIRPDAMICTGRSDYPNQVNNVLCFPYIFRGALDVGATAINEEMKMAAVHAIAALAREETSDVAARAYAKEPPSFGPNYLIPSPFDPRLILRIAPAVAKAAMTTGIALRPIEDMESYHDILNRFVFLSGLTMKPVFAAAKTAKRKRVIYANGEDERVLRAAQVVIEEQTATPLLIGRPHVVEARLKRFGLKIRPNIDFELTNPEDDPRFRDYVNLFFHYTGRRGVTPEMAKTIVRTSTTAIAALAVMREEADAMICGLEGRFERQLELIEQIIGLDPHVHRFSAMSLLISQQRTLFLTDTYVNENPSAEEIAEMTVLAAQEVEAFGITPKAALLSHSNFGSKNTESACKMRRATEILAKEHPHLESDGEMHGDAALSKVFRDRVFPDSRLKSEANLLVFPTLDSANITLNTVKSLTNALHVGPILIGAARPAHILTPSVTSRGVVNITALAVHAANRKNKLVK
- a CDS encoding acyl carrier protein gives rise to the protein MPSTFDKVADIIAEISEIDRNTITPESHTIDDLGIDSLDFLDIVFAIDKAFGIKVPLEQWTQEVNEGTVATEEYFVLKNLCAKIDDLVALKQAE
- a CDS encoding beta-ketoacyl-ACP synthase, whose amino-acid sequence is MYDQSVFITGIGLISSLGEGTDQHWKLLNDPICTPNLDCTTFSPYTVHKLPEIDWNLQIPKKSDQRQMGIWQRLGTYAAGLALDDAGMKNNEQFTSTMDMIVAASGGERDITVDTQILSKARAVTDHTSMLNVALSTELRPTLFLAQLSNLLAGNISIVHKVTGSSRTFMGEEGSGLSSLQIAVARIKSGQSTHALVGSSYNAQSYDMLLAHELGGLLTHNGWSSVWDREIRPGGGIITGSGGVFLVLESGEHAKKRNARAYAEISQIITDQTDRTKTPLKESIATMLKTVGAKNSLAISAASGAHEATKAEQNALDDADLSYRGITTLFGYMREAQFPLALALAALSIEKKHCFPALSPHEKPFSKEVHEIFVTTIGIKRAEGVVHLTAV